The following are encoded together in the Thermodesulfobacteriota bacterium genome:
- a CDS encoding type II toxin-antitoxin system HicB family antitoxin: protein MRYRVRLVHTEEGVSVSCPGLPGCWSQGKTEAEALENIRDAIRDYLATAVAYFGV, encoded by the coding sequence ATGAGATACCGCGTCCGACTCGTCCACACGGAGGAAGGCGTTTCTGTTTCCTGCCCGGGGCTCCCCGGCTGCTGGTCGCAGGGCAAGACGGAAGCGGAAGCCCTCGAAAACATTCGCGACGCCATACGCGACTATCTGGCCACGGCGGTGGCGTACTTCGGGGTGTAG
- a CDS encoding type II toxin-antitoxin system VapC family toxin, with amino-acid sequence MRFWDSSAVVPLCVEEESSPILRELARSEGALAVWWATPVECQSAFARSRRDGSLTPAQEDDARAVLRALSALWTEIQPGEDVRAVCGRLLLTHPLRAADALQLSAAILWAGGRPRGEAFVCLDTRLREAAHKEGFRVLPAFQAPMT; translated from the coding sequence ATGAGGTTCTGGGACTCCTCGGCCGTGGTCCCTCTCTGCGTCGAGGAAGAAAGTTCCCCCATCCTTCGAGAACTGGCCCGGTCCGAAGGGGCCCTGGCGGTGTGGTGGGCCACGCCCGTGGAGTGCCAGTCCGCATTTGCACGGAGCCGTAGGGATGGCAGCCTGACCCCGGCGCAAGAAGACGATGCCAGGGCCGTTCTCCGCGCCCTGTCGGCCCTGTGGACCGAGATCCAGCCCGGCGAAGACGTCCGCGCGGTGTGCGGACGCCTCCTCCTTACCCACCCGCTTCGAGCGGCGGACGCGTTGCAGCTCTCCGCGGCCATCCTGTGGGCCGGAGGGCGCCCCAGGGGCGAGGCGTTCGTCTGTCTCGACACGCGCCTGCGCGAAGCGGCCCACAAGGAAGGTTTCCGCGTGCTTCCCGCCTTTCAGGCTCCCATGACCTAA